The following are encoded together in the Drosophila biarmipes strain raj3 chromosome 3L, RU_DBia_V1.1, whole genome shotgun sequence genome:
- the LOC127010878 gene encoding uncharacterized protein LOC127010878, protein MYCVWAIQSQCQKIEFINVILKYRNEGLATPAAKVHFCNQHTKNQTRLSSINRRSSQKATLELGYAALHNYARLNAKSKSCASYTTIKIMTSLRISTWNAIGVSQHKLMLAQLLLDNQMLSETHLTNKYNCHLRGYLFYRISHQMVKHIGGLEF, encoded by the exons TGCCAAAAAATCGAATTCATCAATGTAATACTGAAATACCGTAATGAAG GACTGGCTACCCCTGCCGCAAAAGTtcatttctgcaatcagcatacCAAGAACCAAACACGGCTCAGCAGCATCAATCGCcggagcagccaaaaagcaacTTTGGAACTAGGATATGCAGCCTTGCACAACTATGCAAGACTTAATGCGAAATCAAAATCTTGTGCTAGTTACACAACAATCAAAATAATGACTTCCCTGCGGATATCTACGTGGAACGCTATCGGCGTTTCGCAGCATAAACTTATGTTAGCTCAACTCCTACTCGACAATCAAATGCTTTCAGAAACACACCttacaaacaaatacaactgTCATCTAAGAGGATATTTGTTTTACCGAATAAGTCATCAGATGGTAAAGCACATTGGGGGACTGGAATTCTAA